The nucleotide window ACAGTGCTCGTTTGTCAGGCCTGAAGCCAGTGGAAGGAACAGTAAAAAGAGGTGAACTTTTGCCTTACCATCTGAAAGAAGCAGATACGGCGCAGGCAAATCTGGTGAAGAATCCGCTGACCATCACACCTGAAGATCTGAAAGAAGGAGAACGTTTGTTTAATATCTACTGCGGTATCTGCCATGGTACTGCTCTGGATGGTAATGGTCCGCTGTATAAAGGAGGCGAAGGTCCTTACTCTGCAGCACCTGCCAACCTGGTTGCCGGCGCTAAAGCCGGTTATACCGAAGGCCGCCTGTTTCACGTAATGACCTATGGTTATAACATGATGGGTAGCTACGCCAGCCAGCTCGACAGGGCACAACGCTGGAAAATAGCCGCTTATATCAAGAGCAAACAGCCTGGTGCCGCCAAGCCTGCCGCTGAAGCCGCGCCTGCTAAAGACAGCGCAACGGCTAAATAAGTGTAAGAAGAGTTAAAAAACAGCATTTCAAAAAGTATTTTAATATACAGTAATGAAAGACCAATTTGTAGTACCGGCAAGATTAAAAAAGACCAGCTTCGTGTTAATGGGCGTGGGCTTGCTGACTTTATTGATCGGATTAATTGCGTTTCAAGGTGAGAGCGCGACACGGTTCTGGGCCGGTCTGTTGCAAAACAGCAGCTTCTTTTTGCTGATTACATTGGCCAGCACCTTTTTTATTGCAGCCACAACACTGGCACACGGTGGTTGGCAGATCGCCTTCCGTCGCGTACCGGAAGCTATTTCAATGGCAGTAATGCCATTGGCTGCTATTTTGTTCATCATTGTAATGATTCTCGTTTTCGGTGGTAAAGAACATATCTACCACTGGGTAAACGCTCACCACGTAGCAGAAGATAAAGTCCTCACCTGGAAATCCGCTTTCCTGAACAAAGGATTTTATACTACTGCCACTATCCTGACACTCGGCCTGTGGATTTTCTTTACACGGAAACTCCGCAACATGTCTATAGAAGAAGATAGCTGGACCATGAATCCTGAAACCAGTCGTAAACTGATCTGGAGAAACACCGTTTGGTGCGGTGGCTTCCTGGTGATTTACGCCCTCAGCGTTGGTTCCACTACTCCATGGGTTTGGCTGATGAGCATCGATGCTCACTGGTTCTCTACCATGTACAGCTGGTACACTTTCGCCAGCAGCTGGGTATCCGGCCTCTCCCTGATAGCGCTGTTCGTTATTTACCTGAAAAAGAACGGTTATCTGACTTATGTAAATGAAGAGCACCTGCACGATCTGGGTAAATTTATCTTTGCTTTCAGCATCTTCTGGACTTACCTCTGGTTCTCCCAGTACATGCTGATCTGGTACGCTAACATGCCGGAAGAAACTGAATACTTCCAGCCACGCGTATGGGGCGAATGGAGACCTATCTTCTTCCTGAACCTCCTGATCAACTTTATTACTCCGTTGTTGTTCCTGATGAAACGGGACACCAAACGTAACTATACTGCGGTAGCATTCATCGCTGTAGTGGTGATCTGTGGCCACTGGCTGGATTTCTGGCAGATGGTAGGCCCCGGTACTTACAAACACCTGGTATTCCCTTGGTATGAACTGGGACTGGGACTTGGTTTCGTAGGTCTGATCATTTTCCTGGTTGCCAACCAACTTGCTAAAGTTCCGCTGGTGCCTAAAAATCATCCTTACCTGAAAGAAAGTATTGTTCACCACACCTAATATGGGTGATAACGGAGATTAAGCAATAGAAAAGCATTAGATAACTTAATTATTTCATATAGCAATGTCAGGATTTTTAGCAGTCTTAGTTATTGTTCTCATATTCATAGTCATCTTCCAGATTGCGAAGGCGAGCGAATATGTGTCCATATTGAAGGGAGAAAAGAAAGCGCGCCAGCAAAGTAACCGTATCAATGGTTTCCTGCTGATAGCATTCCTGGTGCTGGGGCTCATCGGCGTGTATTACTGTAATAATCTGCTGAAAGGCAAGATCCTGGGCGAATCTGCATCTGTGCAGGGTGAAGGGGTAGATACCCTCATCTATGTAACCCTGGCCATCACCGGTGTTGTGTTTATTGGTACCCAGATCCTCCTGTTCTGGTTCGCATTTAAATACCAGGAAAAAGAAGGCCGCAAGGCATTTTATTTCCCGCATAATAATAAACTGGAAGTGATCTGGACCGTTATCCCGGCCATCGCACTGACAGTACTGGTGGCTTTCGGTCTGAAACACTGGTTCCAGCTGACTTCCGACGCTCCAAAAGATGCTGCGGTAGTGGAAATCACCGGTAAACAATTCAACTGGCTCATCCGTTACCCAGGTAAAGATGGTCAGCTCGGCCGTCGCGACTTCAAGAAAATTGATGAGGCAGCCAGCAACCCGCTGGGTATGGATTGGGAAGATCAACTGGGTAAAGACGACTTCATGGCAACAGAAGTTCACCTGGTGGTAGGTAAACCCGTAAAATTCGTAATCGGTTCCCGTGATGTTATTCACGACGTAGGTTTACCTCAGTTCCGTATGAAAATGGACGCTGTGCCTGGTATTCCTACTACCCTGTGGTTTACTCCTAAGTTTACCACCAAACAAATGAAGGAAAAAACCGGCAACCCGGATTTCACCTACGAAATTTCCTGCGATCAGATGTGTGGTTCCGGTCACTACTCCATGAGAGGTGTGATTGTTGTGGAAACACAGGAAGAATACGATGCTTGGGTAGCTAAACAGCCATTACAGTATAGCCTGGCTCACCCTGCGGCCGCTCCTGCTGAAGCGCCAAAGGCTGACAGCACGCAAAAAACTGTGGCTGCGAATATCCGGTAAGCCGTAATTTTGTGAAGAAGAATTTTTTGACGCAGAACTTAAAAAACTAAAAAAGACAAACTGACAAACGAAGATACTTCCCGGGCGTTAGTTTATTAATAAACCGAACCGATTATGAGTAACGAAGCAACATTGCACAGTCAACAGGAGGTAATGCACGGCGCGCATGATCATCACGATCATGAGCACCATCATGAAGACAATTTCATCTCGAAATATGTGTTCAGCCTGGATCATAAAATGATCGCCAAACAATTCCTGATCACCGGTATCGTTTGGGCTATCATTGGTGCTTTCTTTTCTGTGGTGTTCCGTTTGCAACTGGGTTTTCCCGATGCTACTTTCCCCTGGCTGGAAAGCATTATGGGTCACTGGGCAAAAGGTGGCCGTATCACTCCTGAAGCTTACTATGCATTGGTAACAATGCACGGTACTATCCTCGTATTCTTTGTATTGACCGCTGGTTTAAGTGGTACCTTCTCCAACCTGCTCATTCCGCTGCAGGTAGGTGCCCGCGATATGGCTTCTCCTTTCATGAACTGCCTCAGCTACTGGTTCTTCTTCCTGGCCAGCCTCGTAATGATGGCTTCCCTGTTTGTTCAAACAGGCCCGGCTTCCGGAGGTTGGACAATGTATCCTCCGCTGAGCGCCCTCGGAGATGCTTCCATCGGTTCTAAAATAGGTGTTGACCTGTGGTTGACCAGTATGGCACTGTTCGTTGTTTCTCAGCTGCTCGGTGGTCTGAACTACATCTCTACCCTTCTGAACATGCGTACCAAAGGTATGAGCATGACCAAAATGCCTTTAACCATCTGGTCATTCTTCTTTACCGCTGTACTGGGCGTACTGTCTTTCCCTGTACTGCTGTCCGGCTTCATCCTCCTGCTGATGGACCGTCACGCTGGTACCAGCTTCTATCTCTCTGATATCTTCATCGCAGGTAAAGCCCTGGCTAACGAAGGTGGTAGCGCCATCCTCTACCAGCACTTGTTCTGGTTCCTGGGTCACCCTGAAGTATATATCATTATCCTCCCTGCCATGGGTATGGTATCTGAAGTACTGGCAGTTAGCTCCCGTAAACCTATCTTCGGTTATCTGGCCATGATCGGTTCTCTGTTCGCTAT belongs to Chitinophaga sp. HK235 and includes:
- a CDS encoding cytochrome c, coding for MKRTSNILIVAALATGAFLAACNKGEHNRKPGRIYMPDMYESRAYEFYSARLSGLKPVEGTVKRGELLPYHLKEADTAQANLVKNPLTITPEDLKEGERLFNIYCGICHGTALDGNGPLYKGGEGPYSAAPANLVAGAKAGYTEGRLFHVMTYGYNMMGSYASQLDRAQRWKIAAYIKSKQPGAAKPAAEAAPAKDSATAK
- a CDS encoding quinol:cytochrome C oxidoreductase: MKDQFVVPARLKKTSFVLMGVGLLTLLIGLIAFQGESATRFWAGLLQNSSFFLLITLASTFFIAATTLAHGGWQIAFRRVPEAISMAVMPLAAILFIIVMILVFGGKEHIYHWVNAHHVAEDKVLTWKSAFLNKGFYTTATILTLGLWIFFTRKLRNMSIEEDSWTMNPETSRKLIWRNTVWCGGFLVIYALSVGSTTPWVWLMSIDAHWFSTMYSWYTFASSWVSGLSLIALFVIYLKKNGYLTYVNEEHLHDLGKFIFAFSIFWTYLWFSQYMLIWYANMPEETEYFQPRVWGEWRPIFFLNLLINFITPLLFLMKRDTKRNYTAVAFIAVVVICGHWLDFWQMVGPGTYKHLVFPWYELGLGLGFVGLIIFLVANQLAKVPLVPKNHPYLKESIVHHT
- a CDS encoding cytochrome c oxidase subunit II, which translates into the protein MSILKGEKKARQQSNRINGFLLIAFLVLGLIGVYYCNNLLKGKILGESASVQGEGVDTLIYVTLAITGVVFIGTQILLFWFAFKYQEKEGRKAFYFPHNNKLEVIWTVIPAIALTVLVAFGLKHWFQLTSDAPKDAAVVEITGKQFNWLIRYPGKDGQLGRRDFKKIDEAASNPLGMDWEDQLGKDDFMATEVHLVVGKPVKFVIGSRDVIHDVGLPQFRMKMDAVPGIPTTLWFTPKFTTKQMKEKTGNPDFTYEISCDQMCGSGHYSMRGVIVVETQEEYDAWVAKQPLQYSLAHPAAAPAEAPKADSTQKTVAANIR
- a CDS encoding cbb3-type cytochrome c oxidase subunit I; amino-acid sequence: MSNEATLHSQQEVMHGAHDHHDHEHHHEDNFISKYVFSLDHKMIAKQFLITGIVWAIIGAFFSVVFRLQLGFPDATFPWLESIMGHWAKGGRITPEAYYALVTMHGTILVFFVLTAGLSGTFSNLLIPLQVGARDMASPFMNCLSYWFFFLASLVMMASLFVQTGPASGGWTMYPPLSALGDASIGSKIGVDLWLTSMALFVVSQLLGGLNYISTLLNMRTKGMSMTKMPLTIWSFFFTAVLGVLSFPVLLSGFILLLMDRHAGTSFYLSDIFIAGKALANEGGSAILYQHLFWFLGHPEVYIIILPAMGMVSEVLAVSSRKPIFGYLAMIGSLFAICILAFLVWAHHMFVTGLNPFLGAFFVLLTLLIAVPSAIKVFNWLTTIWKGNIRFTPASLFSIGFVSTFISGGLTGIWLGNSSIDIHLHDTYFVIAHFHIVMGVSAFFGMFAGIYHWFPKMYGRFMNNTIGYIHFWVTLIGAYLIFWPMHYEGMAGMPRRYFDYSSWTSFNQFGGLNQFISIVVILVFATQLLFVFNFFYSIFKGRKLTEQNPWKATSLEWTTPINPGHGNWPGEIPEVHRWAYDYSKDGRDFIPQTEPIGPNESAH